A genomic stretch from Pontibacter liquoris includes:
- a CDS encoding GNAT family N-acetyltransferase, whose protein sequence is MAQHYNTPSAIQIVDFNLFYAKAFYDLNHEWISKYFVMEEADTNSLSDPQGYIINKGGYILMALFNGEPVGTCALVKEEEGVFELAKMAVAPKMQGMKIGRMLGEAALDRARRAGAHKVYLVSNRRLQTALNLYERLGFVEVPMPPSIYERADIRLELDLTEK, encoded by the coding sequence ATGGCACAGCATTATAACACACCTTCTGCAATACAGATTGTAGATTTCAACCTGTTTTACGCCAAAGCTTTCTACGACCTCAACCACGAGTGGATCTCCAAATACTTTGTGATGGAGGAAGCAGATACCAACTCGCTCAGCGATCCGCAGGGCTATATCATCAACAAAGGCGGTTACATTCTGATGGCGCTTTTTAATGGTGAGCCGGTGGGCACCTGTGCCTTGGTAAAAGAGGAGGAAGGCGTGTTTGAGCTGGCAAAAATGGCTGTAGCGCCTAAAATGCAGGGCATGAAGATCGGCCGCATGTTGGGCGAAGCAGCCCTGGACCGCGCCCGCCGTGCCGGAGCGCACAAAGTATACCTAGTCTCTAACCGGCGCCTGCAAACGGCCCTGAACCTGTACGAGCGCCTGGGTTTTGTAGAAGTGCCCATGCCGCCCAGCATCTATGAGCGTGCCGATATCCGGTTGGAACTGGACTTAACGGAAAAGTAG
- a CDS encoding CHRD domain-containing protein encodes MKAKKLTYRNLPLFCLMLLTTFMWGCNQDDDEIQLDLVSFNNVALSSHNEVPEFNSIGTGQFNGVYNRQTKKITYNVTWVLSDLDDNTVGMHFHGPASPNESAPVVIPVTGFSDNSGGTFSGTTRALTKDEEEQLLSGKWYFNIHSTTHPTGELRGNLLRKK; translated from the coding sequence ATGAAAGCTAAAAAACTTACTTACCGCAATTTACCTTTGTTCTGCCTGATGCTATTAACCACTTTTATGTGGGGATGTAACCAGGACGATGACGAGATCCAGCTGGACCTGGTGAGCTTTAATAATGTGGCGCTAAGCAGCCACAACGAAGTGCCGGAATTTAACTCCATCGGCACAGGGCAGTTTAACGGCGTCTATAACAGGCAAACCAAAAAGATAACCTACAATGTTACCTGGGTGCTGAGCGACCTGGATGATAACACCGTAGGCATGCACTTCCACGGCCCGGCTTCACCAAATGAAAGTGCGCCAGTTGTGATTCCGGTAACCGGTTTCTCCGATAACAGCGGCGGCACCTTTTCCGGAACTACCCGCGCATTAACCAAAGATGAGGAAGAACAACTGCTGAGCGGCAAATGGTATTTCAACATACATAGTACCACCCACCCAACCGGTGAGCTGCGGGGCAACCTGCTGCGCAAGAAATAA
- a CDS encoding efflux RND transporter periplasmic adaptor subunit: protein MKKVLLGLFGLVFVALSVWLGYYFYKKANTDPVVYKTEAPFTTDIVKKTVATGSIVPRREVQIKSQVSGIVEELYVEAGQRVKKGQLLAKIRIVPNIVSVNNAESSVQTARINYEEAKREFERYQQLYEQKVIAEQEYRKYKADFDLKREAIQSAENNLQLVREGASKRSGQSSNLVYSTIDGMLLDVPVKVGTSIIERNNFNEGTTIAAVADMGSLVFEGKIDESEVGKLKENMDLLLTIGAIEGRVFNAKLEYIAPKGVEEEGSIKFPVRAKVMLDDKDFIRAGYSANADIVLDKREKVLAIKESMLKFDKEKSYVEVETAPQVFEKRQVITGLSDGINIEVISGLKKTEKLKVPDANLAQNM from the coding sequence ATGAAAAAGGTTTTATTAGGACTGTTCGGGTTAGTGTTTGTGGCCTTGTCGGTATGGCTGGGCTACTACTTCTATAAGAAAGCGAATACCGATCCGGTGGTGTACAAGACAGAGGCGCCCTTTACCACGGATATCGTGAAAAAGACGGTGGCTACGGGTTCCATTGTGCCCCGGCGCGAAGTACAGATCAAGTCGCAGGTGTCGGGTATTGTGGAGGAGCTGTATGTAGAAGCCGGGCAGCGCGTAAAAAAAGGACAGCTGCTGGCTAAGATCCGTATCGTGCCTAACATTGTGAGCGTCAACAACGCCGAGAGCAGCGTGCAAACGGCCCGCATCAATTACGAAGAAGCCAAACGCGAGTTTGAACGCTACCAGCAGCTTTATGAGCAGAAAGTGATTGCCGAACAGGAGTACCGCAAGTATAAAGCAGACTTTGACCTGAAGCGCGAGGCGATCCAGTCGGCAGAGAACAACCTGCAACTCGTGCGCGAAGGCGCCTCCAAGCGTAGTGGCCAGTCGTCGAATCTGGTCTACTCCACCATTGATGGCATGCTGCTGGATGTGCCGGTAAAAGTGGGCACCTCCATTATCGAGCGCAACAACTTTAACGAGGGCACCACCATTGCCGCCGTGGCCGACATGGGCAGCCTGGTGTTCGAGGGCAAGATCGACGAATCGGAGGTAGGCAAGCTGAAAGAGAACATGGACCTGCTACTCACCATCGGTGCCATCGAAGGGCGGGTGTTCAATGCCAAGCTGGAGTACATCGCTCCCAAAGGCGTGGAAGAGGAAGGCTCCATCAAGTTTCCGGTACGGGCTAAAGTGATGCTCGACGACAAAGATTTTATACGTGCCGGCTACAGCGCTAACGCCGACATTGTGCTGGACAAGCGCGAGAAAGTGCTGGCCATAAAAGAAAGTATGCTCAAGTTCGACAAAGAAAAGTCCTACGTGGAAGTGGAAACAGCGCCGCAGGTGTTTGAAAAGCGTCAGGTGATAACCGGTCTCTCGGATGGTATTAACATCGAAGTAATTTCCGGTTTAAAGAAAACCGAGAAGCTGAAAGTGCCCGATGCCAACCTGGCGCAGAATATGTAA
- a CDS encoding ABC transporter permease has product MIDIDKWTEIYNTVKKHKLRTALTAFGVFWGIFMLVVLLGAGKGLENGIVGEFNIAKNAVFVWTQRTSVPYHGLKAGRFIQLTNDDIEAIKANVPEVAVIAPRNEIGGDFAVTFQNKSSSFSVQGETPAMLLVRPTKLLTGRFINQKDLDERRKIAVVGPRTLELLFKEKGDPLGQYINIKGNYFQVVGTFTPVGKDEDVVEDAKVIYIPNTTLQQTFDQVNQIGFFAMTPQPGIAAEVIETKVKTLLMKRHTVAPDDLKAFGSANVEKEFQDVQGMFAGISAFSWLVSIGTILAGIIGVGNIMLIVVKERTKEIGVRKALGATPWSIISLIIQESVVITGLAGYLGLLAGTGVVALIEYLMHRFNIKAGFFGAPEVSLPIALSATILLVLAGAVAGLIPAAKAARVNPVVALRDE; this is encoded by the coding sequence ATGATCGACATCGATAAATGGACCGAGATCTATAACACCGTAAAAAAGCACAAGCTGCGTACGGCGTTAACGGCCTTTGGTGTGTTCTGGGGCATCTTTATGCTGGTGGTGCTTTTGGGTGCCGGCAAAGGCCTGGAGAATGGCATCGTCGGCGAGTTCAACATTGCCAAAAATGCGGTGTTCGTCTGGACGCAACGGACCAGCGTGCCGTATCACGGGTTAAAGGCGGGCCGCTTTATTCAGCTCACCAACGATGACATTGAGGCCATCAAAGCAAATGTGCCCGAGGTAGCCGTCATCGCGCCCCGCAACGAGATTGGCGGCGACTTTGCCGTGACTTTTCAGAATAAAAGTTCCTCCTTCAGCGTGCAGGGCGAAACACCGGCCATGCTGCTGGTGCGCCCTACCAAACTGCTCACCGGCCGCTTTATCAACCAGAAAGACCTGGACGAACGCCGGAAGATAGCTGTTGTGGGGCCGCGCACCCTCGAGCTGCTCTTCAAAGAAAAAGGCGACCCGCTCGGGCAGTACATCAACATCAAAGGAAATTACTTTCAGGTAGTGGGCACTTTTACTCCGGTGGGCAAAGACGAGGACGTAGTGGAGGATGCCAAGGTGATCTATATTCCGAACACCACGCTGCAGCAGACTTTTGATCAGGTAAACCAGATAGGCTTTTTTGCCATGACGCCCCAACCCGGCATAGCCGCCGAGGTGATAGAAACCAAAGTAAAAACGCTGCTGATGAAGCGCCACACAGTAGCCCCGGACGATTTGAAGGCCTTTGGCTCGGCCAACGTGGAGAAAGAGTTTCAGGATGTGCAGGGTATGTTTGCGGGTATTTCGGCATTCAGCTGGCTGGTGAGCATCGGCACTATCCTGGCAGGTATAATCGGGGTAGGCAACATCATGCTGATCGTGGTGAAGGAGCGCACCAAGGAGATCGGGGTGCGCAAGGCACTGGGTGCTACCCCCTGGTCTATCATCAGCCTCATCATTCAGGAGTCGGTGGTGATTACCGGCCTGGCGGGCTACCTGGGGCTGCTGGCAGGCACGGGCGTAGTAGCCCTGATAGAGTACCTGATGCACCGATTTAACATCAAGGCGGGCTTCTTTGGAGCTCCGGAGGTCAGTCTGCCCATTGCGCTGTCGGCCACTATCCTGCTGGTGCTTGCCGGCGCTGTGGCCGGCCTGATCCCGGCGGCCAAAGCGGCCCGCGTAAACCCGGTGGTAGCGCTTCGCGACGAGTAA